One window of Microcoleus vaginatus PCC 9802 genomic DNA carries:
- a CDS encoding peptidylprolyl isomerase, which yields MEDFYGPLIESSEIIELLRQEMQLKTFSQRVLQKKVIEKAARERGLTVTPDEIQAVGDQLRREKRLEKAADTIAWLVDQMISIEDLEAGIRDRLLSKKLAEHLFSKEVEKIFVQNKLQFDQIILYQIVVAKPQLAQELFYQIQEGEISFFDAAHLYDIDENRRHLCGCEGKVYRWGLKPDIAVAVFSAKPGEVIRPIETELGYHLFLVEKFLPAELTPQRYQEILHNLFNEWLANEVNYLLYNSKV from the coding sequence ATGGAGGACTTTTACGGGCCATTGATTGAATCAAGTGAAATCATCGAACTACTCAGACAAGAGATGCAATTAAAAACCTTTAGTCAAAGGGTTTTGCAGAAAAAAGTTATTGAGAAAGCCGCCCGGGAACGAGGGTTAACTGTGACTCCCGACGAAATTCAAGCTGTGGGCGACCAACTCCGCCGCGAGAAGCGTTTGGAGAAAGCGGCGGATACGATTGCTTGGCTGGTCGATCAGATGATTTCTATAGAAGATTTAGAGGCAGGGATTCGCGATCGGCTCCTCAGCAAAAAACTAGCAGAACACTTGTTCAGCAAAGAAGTAGAAAAAATTTTTGTTCAAAACAAATTGCAATTCGACCAAATAATTCTTTATCAAATTGTTGTTGCCAAACCCCAGCTTGCTCAGGAACTATTTTATCAAATTCAAGAAGGAGAAATTAGCTTTTTTGATGCCGCTCACCTTTACGATATTGACGAAAATCGTCGGCATCTATGCGGTTGCGAAGGCAAGGTTTATCGGTGGGGTTTAAAACCAGACATAGCCGTCGCTGTATTTAGCGCTAAACCCGGAGAAGTTATTCGTCCAATTGAAACAGAGCTAGGATATCACTTGTTCCTGGTTGAAAAGTTTCTTCCGGCGGAATTAACCCCTCAACGGTATCAAGAAATATTGCACAATCTGTTTAACGAATGGTTGGCTAACGAAGTCAACTATTTATTGTACAATTCTAAAGTGTAA
- the recQ gene encoding DNA helicase RecQ: MSASNPPLSSVPLPLEQALKHFFGYDSFRPGQQEIVEAALQKRDMMIVMPTGGGKSLCFQLPALLKPGLTVVVSPLIALMQDQVEALQDNGIGATFLNSTLSSQETRSRETAILEGKIKLLYVAPERLLGERFLPFLDIVANKLGISAFAIDEAHCVSEWGHDFRPEYRQMQRVRDRYPDIPIMGLTATATERVRQDIIQQLTLRNPYIHVASFNRPNLYYEVRPKTKHSFAEVLQIIKKKGGSGIIYCLSRKKVDEVAYKLQQSGIQALPYHAGMNDVDRATNQTRFIRDDVQVMVATIAFGMGINKPDVRFVIHYDLPKNLEGYYQESGRAGRDNEPAHCSLFFGYGDVKMIDYIIEQKPDPQEQRIARQQLRRVINYAESTDCRRTIQLSYFGDSFPGNCGTCDNCCNQKPVEDWTIEAMKFLSCVARCQEKFGMNHIIDVLRGSKNQKILQYQHHQLSTYGIGKDRSAEEWKKLSRSLLNQGFLDEKTDGFPILKLNEKSWEIMKRQRTVEIAIEPQREVQGKVRSLAVEVEGLFTVLRTLRKQIADEQFVPPYVVFADKSLRDMAEKRPQNLREFEEVYGVGSNKRDKYGKVFLEAIRNFCQEQGLPSGAASSEVANLPNLSNVASYSQMQTWELYRQGLTVQGIANARGMSPNTISGHLIELMEMGREVDINLLVEPERQQAIVYAIEVMGDEKLRAIYDFLEERYTFEEIKFVRAWWRQNYVGF, from the coding sequence ATGTCAGCGTCTAATCCGCCACTATCTTCTGTGCCGCTGCCCCTGGAACAAGCACTCAAACATTTTTTTGGCTATGACTCTTTCCGCCCGGGGCAGCAGGAAATTGTCGAAGCTGCTTTACAAAAACGGGATATGATGATTGTCATGCCGACGGGCGGTGGCAAGTCTTTGTGTTTTCAATTACCGGCACTGTTGAAACCGGGATTGACTGTGGTTGTTTCGCCGTTAATTGCTCTGATGCAAGACCAGGTGGAAGCTTTGCAGGATAATGGAATTGGGGCGACTTTTCTCAACAGCACTTTGAGCAGTCAGGAAACCCGATCGCGCGAAACTGCGATTCTCGAAGGTAAGATTAAATTGCTTTATGTTGCACCCGAACGCTTGCTGGGTGAGAGATTTTTACCATTTTTAGATATAGTAGCAAATAAGTTAGGAATTTCGGCATTTGCGATCGACGAAGCCCACTGCGTTTCGGAATGGGGGCACGACTTTCGACCAGAATACAGGCAAATGCAACGAGTGCGCGATCGATATCCCGACATTCCCATTATGGGACTAACCGCCACCGCCACCGAGCGCGTCCGCCAAGACATCATCCAGCAGCTAACTCTGCGAAATCCCTACATCCACGTCGCCAGCTTCAACCGCCCCAATTTATACTACGAAGTTCGCCCCAAAACCAAGCACAGTTTTGCCGAAGTTTTGCAAATCATCAAAAAAAAAGGCGGTTCAGGAATTATCTATTGCCTCAGCCGCAAAAAAGTTGACGAAGTTGCTTATAAATTGCAACAAAGCGGCATCCAAGCCTTACCCTACCACGCCGGCATGAACGATGTCGATCGCGCCACCAATCAAACCCGCTTCATTCGCGACGACGTGCAAGTAATGGTAGCCACAATAGCCTTCGGTATGGGCATTAACAAACCCGACGTGCGGTTTGTAATTCACTACGACTTACCCAAGAATCTCGAAGGATACTATCAAGAATCCGGTCGCGCAGGCCGAGACAACGAACCCGCCCATTGCAGCTTATTTTTCGGCTACGGCGATGTCAAAATGATCGACTACATCATCGAGCAAAAACCTGACCCACAAGAACAACGAATTGCCCGCCAACAGTTGCGTCGAGTAATCAACTATGCAGAATCCACCGATTGCCGTCGCACAATCCAGTTAAGTTATTTTGGCGATTCATTCCCCGGAAACTGCGGTACTTGCGATAACTGTTGCAACCAAAAACCCGTAGAAGATTGGACGATTGAGGCAATGAAATTTCTTTCTTGTGTCGCCCGCTGCCAAGAAAAATTCGGCATGAATCACATTATTGACGTGCTGCGCGGTTCAAAAAATCAAAAAATATTGCAATACCAGCACCACCAACTTTCTACTTACGGAATTGGCAAAGATAGAAGTGCTGAGGAATGGAAAAAATTGAGTCGTTCGCTGTTAAATCAAGGTTTTTTAGACGAAAAGACAGACGGATTTCCCATTTTGAAACTCAATGAAAAAAGTTGGGAAATTATGAAACGTCAGCGCACAGTTGAAATCGCCATTGAACCCCAGCGGGAAGTACAGGGGAAAGTTCGTTCTTTGGCAGTAGAAGTAGAAGGTTTATTTACCGTACTGCGGACGCTACGCAAACAAATTGCCGACGAACAATTTGTGCCACCTTACGTAGTTTTTGCCGATAAAAGCTTGCGAGATATGGCAGAAAAACGCCCGCAAAATCTCAGAGAATTCGAGGAAGTTTACGGCGTTGGGAGCAACAAGCGAGATAAGTACGGTAAGGTTTTCTTGGAGGCAATTCGCAATTTTTGCCAAGAACAAGGATTGCCAAGTGGTGCTGCATCTTCTGAGGTCGCTAATCTTCCCAATCTTTCCAACGTGGCGTCTTATTCGCAGATGCAAACCTGGGAATTATACCGACAAGGTTTGACAGTTCAAGGAATAGCCAATGCGCGGGGTATGAGTCCTAATACTATTTCTGGGCATCTGATAGAATTGATGGAAATGGGCAGGGAAGTTGATATAAATTTGTTGGTGGAACCGGAACGCCAGCAGGCGATAGTGTACGCAATTGAAGTTATGGGGGATGAGAAACTGAGAGCAATTTATGATTTTTTGGAAGAACGTTATACGTTTGAGGAGATTAAGTTTGTGCGCGCTTGGTGGCGGCAAAATTATGTAGGTTTTTAA
- a CDS encoding DUF427 domain-containing protein has protein sequence MPKAIWNGAVLAESDKCEIVDNNYYFPAHAINREYFKDSSTHTTCGWKGVASYYSVEVGGQVNKDAAWYYPTPKDAAKNIAGYIAFWKGVKVEA, from the coding sequence ATGCCGAAAGCAATTTGGAATGGTGCCGTTTTGGCCGAGAGCGACAAGTGCGAAATTGTAGACAACAACTATTATTTCCCCGCCCATGCCATCAACCGCGAGTATTTCAAGGACAGCAGCACTCACACTACTTGCGGTTGGAAAGGTGTTGCTAGTTACTACAGTGTCGAAGTCGGCGGACAAGTGAATAAAGATGCTGCTTGGTACTATCCTACTCCGAAAGATGCTGCTAAAAATATTGCCGGATATATTGCTTTTTGGAAAGGAGTTAAGGTAGAGGCTTAA
- a CDS encoding threonylcarbamoyl-AMP synthase, translating to MATIYEVHPVAPQRDRIEKITKALKDGAVMLYPTDTVYAIGCDINSKSAVERVRQIKQLSNDKPLTFLCSSLSNITDYAAVSDEAYRIIKRLIPGPYTFLLPATKLVPRLVMNPKRKTTGIRVPDQRLCFTLLEALGNPIISTSAHITTDDEGAAPVPASKAESFGKAELFDCFSKLVDVIVDDGSDPGYQVSTILDLTQSEPIVVRRGLGSEAVAVWEKD from the coding sequence ATGGCAACTATTTACGAAGTGCATCCAGTTGCACCCCAAAGAGACCGGATCGAGAAGATTACAAAAGCTCTAAAAGATGGGGCCGTGATGCTTTATCCGACAGATACAGTTTACGCGATCGGCTGCGATATCAACTCCAAGTCTGCAGTAGAACGAGTCAGGCAGATCAAGCAACTATCCAATGATAAGCCTTTAACGTTCTTGTGTTCCTCTCTGTCAAATATCACCGACTATGCTGCAGTCAGCGATGAAGCATACAGAATTATCAAGCGGTTAATACCGGGGCCTTATACATTTCTGCTGCCAGCTACCAAGTTAGTGCCACGGTTGGTAATGAACCCAAAACGCAAAACCACTGGAATTCGCGTTCCCGACCAGCGGCTTTGTTTTACACTGTTGGAAGCCTTGGGAAATCCAATTATTTCAACATCCGCTCACATTACCACGGATGATGAAGGTGCAGCACCAGTCCCTGCATCTAAAGCAGAAAGCTTTGGCAAAGCTGAGCTGTTTGACTGTTTTTCTAAGTTAGTGGATGTCATTGTCGATGACGGTTCCGATCCGGGATATCAAGTTTCTACCATTCTCGATTTGACACAAAGCGAACCGATTGTTGTCCGCCGTGGTTTGGGTTCGGAAGCTGTCGCCGTTTGGGAAAAAGATTAA
- the larC gene encoding nickel pincer cofactor biosynthesis protein LarC yields MNKIAYFDCPTGIAGDMCIGALIHAGVPLDYLIEKLNLLGISTEYELRTELVHRNTQQATKFYVDLAADLWLKPKNSATELDPSETESPTFDARHHHHHGEEHSHSHGEPDAEISHTHHRHLPQIEQIIVSAKLPPRVEAWSLAVFGKLAEAEGAVHGIPASEVHFHEVGAADAIIDIVGTCLGLDWLDIQEFYFSAMPTGGGTVKAAHGKLAVPTPAVMRLWETHRVPVYSNGIDRELCTPTGTAIACTLASAFGPPPPMQIQAIGLGAGSRMLAIPNILRLWIGEKEEGRGKKEEGRGKKEEGRGKKEEGRGKREEGRGEKEIFNQFPMANSIETITVLETQIDDLSPQAIGYVFDALFAAGALDVFTAPIVMKKSRLGVLLTAICPPEWQDACEVVIFRETTTLGIRRSTQQRTILPREIQTVKTEYGEVKIKVAKSGETIVNVQPEYEDCAEIARIKNISWREVHRLALQSWYDRT; encoded by the coding sequence ATGAATAAAATAGCTTATTTTGACTGTCCAACTGGCATTGCTGGCGATATGTGCATCGGAGCTCTCATCCACGCTGGCGTTCCTTTAGACTACCTAATCGAAAAACTCAATTTGCTCGGCATTTCGACAGAGTACGAGTTGCGGACGGAATTAGTCCACCGGAATACTCAACAAGCAACTAAATTTTATGTAGATTTAGCTGCGGATTTGTGGTTAAAACCCAAAAATTCCGCTACCGAACTCGATCCCTCGGAAACGGAATCCCCGACTTTTGACGCCCGCCACCACCATCATCACGGGGAAGAACATTCTCACAGTCACGGCGAACCAGATGCCGAAATTAGCCACACTCATCACCGCCACTTGCCACAAATTGAGCAAATCATCGTCTCTGCAAAATTGCCTCCGCGCGTGGAAGCTTGGAGTTTGGCCGTATTTGGCAAATTAGCAGAGGCAGAAGGTGCCGTACACGGTATCCCCGCAAGCGAGGTTCACTTTCACGAGGTGGGGGCGGCGGATGCAATTATTGATATTGTCGGTACTTGTTTGGGTTTGGATTGGTTGGATATTCAGGAGTTTTACTTTTCGGCGATGCCGACTGGTGGCGGTACGGTGAAGGCAGCCCACGGTAAGTTAGCGGTGCCGACGCCGGCGGTGATGCGGTTGTGGGAAACGCACCGAGTGCCGGTTTACAGCAATGGGATCGATCGCGAATTGTGCACTCCTACGGGAACTGCGATCGCCTGTACTCTCGCCTCTGCTTTCGGCCCGCCACCGCCGATGCAAATTCAGGCGATCGGTTTGGGTGCAGGTTCTCGAATGCTGGCAATTCCTAATATTTTGCGCCTCTGGATTGGGGAGAAGGAAGAAGGAAGAGGGAAGAAGGAAGAGGGAAGAGGGAAGAAGGAAGAGGGAAGAGGGAAGAAGGAAGAGGGAAGAGGGAAGAGGGAAGAGGGAAGAGGGGAGAAGGAAATATTTAACCAATTCCCAATGGCGAATTCCATAGAAACTATTACGGTATTGGAAACACAAATTGATGATTTGAGTCCGCAGGCGATCGGCTATGTTTTTGATGCTTTGTTTGCCGCCGGAGCTCTGGATGTTTTCACTGCCCCAATTGTGATGAAAAAGTCGCGGCTGGGAGTTTTGTTAACGGCGATTTGTCCTCCCGAATGGCAGGATGCTTGCGAAGTTGTGATCTTTCGCGAAACTACTACTCTGGGAATTAGGCGATCGACTCAACAAAGAACGATTTTACCCCGAGAAATCCAGACAGTTAAAACAGAATACGGCGAAGTCAAGATAAAAGTTGCGAAGTCGGGAGAAACGATTGTTAATGTACAGCCGGAATACGAAGATTGCGCGGAAATTGCCAGAATTAAAAATATTAGCTGGCGGGAAGTTCACCGCTTGGCGCTGCAAAGTTGGTACGATCGCACTTAA
- a CDS encoding serine/threonine protein kinase has translation MVERVLKERYAIQQGLGKNAGRQTLLACDLQTQELVVIKILTFSADFQWDDLKLFEREAETLQSLSHPAIPRYLDHFEFPTPKTKGFALVQSYIEAKSLAEWVESGRNFNEKEIKQIANKLLEILIYLQHQNPPVIHRDIKPSNILLADRSPLKQKHSALNKGGWLGEVYLVDFGSVQTLAAREGSTVTVVGTYGYMPPEQFGGRAVPASDLYGLGATLIYLVTGVHPAELPQEDLRINFEPKNAISSDFVDWLEWMTEPDLNSRLTSADRALKALEKPREAIPLVVPKPARSRVKITKSRKSLEIIISPYRSLWSVIFEILGLSFILFFALFAGVVFIRAAFITYSWFLGLFAVIVCCFVGIGIFISINLIITEPSSTRLHLDRKQIFLTSNWLGFVRYNLRPTSPRMAICKLRSIVNKPTESRPYPHRDIQIWAGTQEYKLITSHLTDGEIDWIAGELSEWLNLPISE, from the coding sequence ATGGTAGAGCGAGTGTTAAAAGAACGTTATGCCATTCAGCAAGGCCTGGGAAAAAATGCGGGACGACAAACTTTGCTGGCGTGCGACTTACAAACTCAGGAGTTAGTCGTAATCAAAATTCTTACTTTTAGTGCAGATTTCCAATGGGACGATTTAAAACTATTTGAACGAGAAGCCGAAACTTTACAGTCACTTTCCCATCCGGCAATTCCTCGTTACTTAGACCATTTTGAGTTCCCGACACCAAAGACTAAAGGGTTTGCACTGGTACAAAGCTATATTGAAGCGAAATCTTTGGCAGAATGGGTTGAATCGGGACGGAATTTTAACGAAAAAGAAATAAAGCAAATTGCTAATAAGTTGCTGGAAATTTTGATATATTTGCAACACCAAAACCCGCCAGTAATTCATCGAGATATTAAACCGAGTAATATTCTGTTAGCGGATCGATCGCCCCTCAAACAAAAACACTCCGCCCTTAATAAAGGTGGTTGGTTGGGTGAAGTTTACTTAGTAGATTTTGGTTCAGTTCAAACCTTAGCAGCGAGAGAAGGTAGCACGGTTACTGTAGTCGGAACTTACGGATATATGCCGCCCGAACAATTTGGCGGGCGCGCGGTTCCGGCTTCCGATCTTTATGGCTTGGGTGCAACGTTAATTTACTTAGTAACGGGAGTCCATCCAGCCGAATTGCCGCAGGAAGATTTGCGTATTAATTTTGAGCCAAAAAACGCTATTAGTTCGGATTTTGTGGACTGGCTTGAGTGGATGACCGAACCAGATTTAAACAGCCGCTTAACCTCGGCCGATCGGGCATTAAAAGCACTGGAAAAACCGAGAGAGGCGATACCCTTGGTTGTGCCAAAACCTGCTAGGAGTAGGGTTAAAATTACGAAAAGCCGGAAGAGTTTGGAAATTATAATTTCTCCTTATCGTTCTCTATGGTCAGTTATTTTTGAGATATTAGGGTTGTCATTTATATTGTTTTTTGCGCTTTTTGCCGGTGTAGTGTTTATTCGAGCGGCGTTTATTACCTACTCTTGGTTTCTTGGATTATTCGCGGTAATTGTCTGTTGCTTTGTCGGAATTGGAATTTTTATTTCCATCAATTTAATAATCACCGAACCCAGCTCTACTAGACTGCACCTGGATCGCAAACAAATTTTTTTGACTTCCAATTGGTTGGGATTTGTACGTTATAATCTTCGGCCTACAAGTCCAAGGATGGCTATCTGTAAATTACGATCCATAGTGAATAAACCTACAGAATCGCGCCCTTATCCTCATCGCGACATTCAGATTTGGGCGGGAACACAGGAATATAAACTTATTACCAGCCATCTCACCGATGGCGAGATTGATTGGATAGCAGGGGAACTCAGCGAATGGTTAAATTTGCCTATTAGTGAATAA
- a CDS encoding serine/threonine protein kinase yields MASKILKERYVIQKQLSKNAGRRTLLARDLHTQQLVAIKLLIFGEDFHWDNLKLFEREAQTLQLLSHPAIPRYLDYFDVDTPTGKGFALVQSYIPAKSLEEWLKSGRTFSEAEIKQLAKALLEILRYLHGQQPQVIHRDIKPSNILLANISGNSVGDVYLVDFGSVQTLAARKGSTITVVGTYGYMPPEQFGGRNVPASDIYSLGATLIYLATGRHPAELSQGNSQIQFEPTVNLNPDLIAWLKWMTQPSLNRRLASAKEALEALENPRQTTDISMVRQKPFGSRIELREDGENLEILIPRERLTFWGACVMLLVTLPCLGLVLLPFILTIVVIQDGLQFIDLFVILFSFVSFPSGGITFAILWSIANTLYLRATKINIDRNQISVTHLWPWYKCQVDATIMNKNFSKWSMYIRHSMAISGQEKYYKATEFARLTPPEIEWLVNEISAFSGGKITVGAADNKYVKIPTAK; encoded by the coding sequence ATGGCAAGTAAAATTTTAAAAGAACGTTATGTCATTCAGAAACAGTTAAGTAAAAATGCGGGAAGGCGCACGTTGCTGGCGCGCGACTTGCACACCCAACAGTTAGTGGCGATTAAGTTACTGATTTTTGGAGAAGATTTTCACTGGGATAACTTGAAGCTGTTTGAACGAGAAGCGCAAACTTTACAACTGCTTTCTCATCCGGCAATTCCCCGTTACCTGGATTACTTTGATGTGGATACACCAACTGGTAAAGGATTTGCCTTGGTACAAAGCTATATCCCAGCCAAATCGTTAGAGGAATGGTTAAAAAGCGGGCGAACTTTTAGCGAAGCAGAAATCAAGCAACTGGCTAAAGCATTACTGGAAATTTTGCGTTACCTTCACGGGCAACAGCCGCAAGTTATTCACCGAGATATCAAGCCAAGTAATATTTTACTGGCAAATATATCTGGCAATAGTGTCGGTGATGTTTATTTAGTTGATTTTGGTTCCGTACAGACACTAGCGGCCAGAAAAGGTAGTACGATTACTGTTGTTGGGACTTACGGATATATGCCACCCGAACAATTTGGCGGCAGGAATGTTCCCGCTTCCGATATTTACAGCTTGGGTGCGACATTAATTTATTTGGCAACAGGTAGGCATCCAGCCGAGTTATCCCAAGGTAATTCGCAAATTCAATTTGAGCCAACAGTCAATCTCAATCCAGATTTAATTGCTTGGCTGAAGTGGATGACACAACCGAGTTTGAACCGCCGCCTCGCATCTGCAAAAGAGGCCTTGGAAGCTTTGGAAAATCCCCGCCAGACAACTGATATCTCGATGGTTAGACAAAAACCTTTTGGGAGTAGGATTGAACTGAGGGAAGATGGGGAGAATCTAGAGATTCTGATTCCGCGAGAAAGGTTGACTTTTTGGGGAGCCTGCGTGATGTTGCTAGTCACATTGCCTTGCTTGGGCTTAGTTTTATTGCCTTTTATATTGACAATCGTCGTGATTCAAGACGGGCTTCAATTCATTGATTTATTTGTGATATTATTCTCGTTCGTTTCATTCCCTTCGGGAGGCATAACTTTTGCTATATTATGGAGCATCGCGAACACATTATATTTAAGAGCGACTAAAATAAATATCGATCGCAATCAGATTTCCGTGACTCACCTGTGGCCTTGGTATAAATGTCAGGTAGATGCAACAATTATGAATAAAAATTTTAGCAAATGGAGTATGTATATCCGGCATTCAATGGCAATTTCAGGGCAAGAAAAATATTATAAAGCCACAGAATTTGCTCGGCTAACCCCTCCAGAAATAGAATGGCTAGTCAATGAAATAAGTGCGTTTTCTGGCGGGAAAATTACTGTTGGAGCCGCAGATAATAAGTACGTAAAAATCCCTACAGCAAAATAG
- a CDS encoding Uma2 family endonuclease: MVALPDRLSMSAEEYLAWEPTQEERYEYWDGEVVAIGGETRNHNRICLNFFKLLDDRLNLPYEIYILTVKLQGERGQKYFYPDVVVTCDEHDNDPQLVQFPSLIIEVLSPSTEAAYRGIKFAKYRQFLTLQEYVWVQAEQPGLEMFRRDRQGQWVLSEYGLGDSLQLESVNLEIAIADLYRQVQFS; this comes from the coding sequence ATGGTTGCCTTACCCGATCGCCTATCGATGAGTGCAGAAGAATACCTCGCTTGGGAACCCACCCAAGAAGAACGCTACGAGTATTGGGATGGCGAAGTAGTCGCGATAGGAGGCGAAACCCGCAATCACAATCGGATTTGCCTCAACTTCTTCAAGCTATTAGACGATCGCCTTAATCTCCCCTACGAGATTTACATCTTAACTGTGAAACTACAGGGAGAACGAGGGCAAAAGTATTTTTATCCTGATGTTGTAGTAACTTGTGATGAGCATGATAACGATCCGCAATTAGTGCAATTTCCTTCCTTAATTATCGAAGTTTTATCGCCTTCTACAGAAGCAGCATATCGCGGGATTAAATTTGCTAAATACCGCCAATTTTTAACACTGCAAGAGTATGTTTGGGTGCAAGCTGAACAGCCAGGATTAGAGATGTTTCGGCGCGATCGACAGGGGCAATGGGTACTCTCTGAGTATGGTTTGGGCGATTCCTTGCAACTTGAATCGGTGAATCTAGAAATTGCAATCGCCGATTTGTATCGCCAAGTACAATTTTCTTAA